The following proteins come from a genomic window of Larimichthys crocea isolate SSNF chromosome III, L_crocea_2.0, whole genome shotgun sequence:
- the LOC104928834 gene encoding uncharacterized protein LOC104928834 isoform X1: MGQLQSSEEELSQVKDAIGSLLYDAMLEAGAVPHLGVVHPVLLANHDERFNSRAGLQEQLQQLQGDIGKKAPTYLKDLIGRLSAFSDEPRLAGLVGLVVTMVMDMAYTSSKSSSAVKGKSAGSSSSQQRVWELQEVMEEYLKRCRINLNEKNKLIQDSIRLEAQLSLTLTQLKTCLLGGDCNSRCLRHWASGAAFNTQMLVHLAGLEGKAEPLAARAALEQYKEDLTQIIPAYRRYKSSTVCVVKCRGGLLASRDPSSEAPEEGSMTGLTVTDRETGKSVTIPLSTMETETGRRVSGPDNTSATMSSAINLDLITSDQYAQAYLDRFFSDKGPVAELKNYFTMASDKLRTLRTQHRCKNKTEATNVTEQSDGVQPKDRTEGVNGKQAADRGKGDKQDETDRRGGGREEAEEREQRGERLKLSIVETQPDESLDHSLHGATSSRKS, translated from the exons ATGGGACAGCTGCAGTCATCAGAAGAAGAGCTTTCCCAAGTGAAGGATGCAATCGGTTCTCTCCTCTATGATGCCATGCTGGAAGCCGGTGCTGTACCTCATCTCGGAGTCGTCCACCCTGTCCTCCTAGCCAATCACGATGAGAGGTTCAACTCCCGGGCCGGCCTCCAGGAACAACTGCAACAG CTGCAGGGCGACATCGGGAAAAAGGCGCCCACCTATCTGAAGGACCTGATTGGCCGATTGTCAGCCTTCTCAGATGAGCCTCGCCTCGCCGGCCTGGTGGGATTAGTGGTTACTATGGTGATGGATATGGCCTACACATCCTCAAAATCATCCTCAGCTGTGAAAGGGAAGTCAGCAGGGTCATCATCGTCCCAG CAGAGAGTCTGGGAGCTccaggaggtgatggaggagtaCCTGAAGCGCTGTAGGATCAATctgaatgagaaaaacaagctgATCCAGGACTCCATCAGACTTGAGGCCCAGCTCAGCCTCACCCTCACCCAGCTGAAGACGTGTCTGCTGGGGGGAGACTGTAACTCCAG GTGTCTGAGGCACTGGGCCAGCGGAGCAGCTTTTAACACCCAGATGTTGGTTCACCTGGCTGGTCTTGAGGGTAAAGCTGAACCCCTGGCTGCGAGGGCGGCGCTGGAGCAATACAAGGAAGATCTCACACAGATCATACCTGCTTACAG GCGTTATAAGTctagtactgtgtgtgttgtgaaatgTCGAGGCGGTCTTCTGGCATCACGTGACCCCTCCAGTGAGGCGCCAGAGGAGGGATCCATGACCGGACTCACTGTGACggacagagaaacaggaaagagTGTGACCATCCCTCTGTCCAccatggagacagagacag GGAGAAGAGTCTCTGGGCCTGATAACACCTCTGCAACTATGTCCTCTGCCATTAACCTTGACCTGATCACCTCAGATCAATACGCCCAGGCATACCTGGACCGTTTCTTCTCTGACAAGGGACCCGTGGCAGAGTTGAAGAACTACTTTACCATGGCTAGTGACAAACTGAGAACACTGAGAACTCAACACAGatgcaaaaacaagacagaggCGACAAATGTCACGGAACAAAGCGATGGAGTGCAACCGAAAGACCGGACAGAGGGCGTAAATGGAAAACAAGCAGCGGACAGGGGAAAAGGTGATAAACAGGACGAGACAgataggagaggaggaggacgagaagaGGCGGAGGAGCGTGAGCAGAGAGGTGAAAGATTGAAACTGAGTATTGTGGAGACGCAGCCGGATGAGAGCCTCGATCACAGCCTCCACGGTGCGACAAGTTCAAGAAAGTCATGA
- the LOC104928834 gene encoding uncharacterized protein LOC104928834 isoform X2 produces the protein MGQLQSSEEELSQVKDAIGSLLYDAMLEAGAVPHLGVVHPVLLANHDERFNSRAGLQEQLQQLQGDIGKKAPTYLKDLIGRLSAFSDEPRLAGLVGLVVTMVMDMAYTSSKSSSAVKGKSAGSSSSQRVWELQEVMEEYLKRCRINLNEKNKLIQDSIRLEAQLSLTLTQLKTCLLGGDCNSRCLRHWASGAAFNTQMLVHLAGLEGKAEPLAARAALEQYKEDLTQIIPAYRRYKSSTVCVVKCRGGLLASRDPSSEAPEEGSMTGLTVTDRETGKSVTIPLSTMETETGRRVSGPDNTSATMSSAINLDLITSDQYAQAYLDRFFSDKGPVAELKNYFTMASDKLRTLRTQHRCKNKTEATNVTEQSDGVQPKDRTEGVNGKQAADRGKGDKQDETDRRGGGREEAEEREQRGERLKLSIVETQPDESLDHSLHGATSSRKS, from the exons ATGGGACAGCTGCAGTCATCAGAAGAAGAGCTTTCCCAAGTGAAGGATGCAATCGGTTCTCTCCTCTATGATGCCATGCTGGAAGCCGGTGCTGTACCTCATCTCGGAGTCGTCCACCCTGTCCTCCTAGCCAATCACGATGAGAGGTTCAACTCCCGGGCCGGCCTCCAGGAACAACTGCAACAG CTGCAGGGCGACATCGGGAAAAAGGCGCCCACCTATCTGAAGGACCTGATTGGCCGATTGTCAGCCTTCTCAGATGAGCCTCGCCTCGCCGGCCTGGTGGGATTAGTGGTTACTATGGTGATGGATATGGCCTACACATCCTCAAAATCATCCTCAGCTGTGAAAGGGAAGTCAGCAGGGTCATCATCGTCCCAG AGAGTCTGGGAGCTccaggaggtgatggaggagtaCCTGAAGCGCTGTAGGATCAATctgaatgagaaaaacaagctgATCCAGGACTCCATCAGACTTGAGGCCCAGCTCAGCCTCACCCTCACCCAGCTGAAGACGTGTCTGCTGGGGGGAGACTGTAACTCCAG GTGTCTGAGGCACTGGGCCAGCGGAGCAGCTTTTAACACCCAGATGTTGGTTCACCTGGCTGGTCTTGAGGGTAAAGCTGAACCCCTGGCTGCGAGGGCGGCGCTGGAGCAATACAAGGAAGATCTCACACAGATCATACCTGCTTACAG GCGTTATAAGTctagtactgtgtgtgttgtgaaatgTCGAGGCGGTCTTCTGGCATCACGTGACCCCTCCAGTGAGGCGCCAGAGGAGGGATCCATGACCGGACTCACTGTGACggacagagaaacaggaaagagTGTGACCATCCCTCTGTCCAccatggagacagagacag GGAGAAGAGTCTCTGGGCCTGATAACACCTCTGCAACTATGTCCTCTGCCATTAACCTTGACCTGATCACCTCAGATCAATACGCCCAGGCATACCTGGACCGTTTCTTCTCTGACAAGGGACCCGTGGCAGAGTTGAAGAACTACTTTACCATGGCTAGTGACAAACTGAGAACACTGAGAACTCAACACAGatgcaaaaacaagacagaggCGACAAATGTCACGGAACAAAGCGATGGAGTGCAACCGAAAGACCGGACAGAGGGCGTAAATGGAAAACAAGCAGCGGACAGGGGAAAAGGTGATAAACAGGACGAGACAgataggagaggaggaggacgagaagaGGCGGAGGAGCGTGAGCAGAGAGGTGAAAGATTGAAACTGAGTATTGTGGAGACGCAGCCGGATGAGAGCCTCGATCACAGCCTCCACGGTGCGACAAGTTCAAGAAAGTCATGA